The stretch of DNA AATTATGAAGCGCCAGTTCACGTAATAAAAATGTATTACtttacactcacgcacacacagatttaacccttcctaaccccccctccccccttttcctaACGACCCAcctctctcacaagggtatgaccactcccactccccttacccgagggacggggagagaagtAGTAGTTATATGCTGgcaatgtcgctgagcgtgaccggaatgaaacacacacgctcacatatgtgtgagtatatatatatatatatatatatatatatatatatatatatatatatatatatattatatatatatactgtatacatatatatatataattatatatatattatatataaatatatatatatacatatatatatatatatatatatatatatatagagagagagagagagagagagagagagagagagagagagatgtatatatatatatatatatatatatatatatatatatatatatatatatacatatatatatgtgtgtgtgtgtatatatatgtatatatatagatatgtatataatgtgtgtatatatatacatatacatatatatatatatatatatatatatatatatatatatatatactgttgtatatatatatatatatatatatatatatatatacatatatatatacatgtagatatatacatatatatatatatatatatatatatatatatatatataaatttatatataaatttatatacacacccggacacttgctctttatcataaagggaagataaaaatttcaaaatttctccCGTACTGATTTAGCCGTTTATCAACTAGAAATAGAGGGGAGATTCAACCAAGTTTCCTGATGAATCATTTTGGGCCTCAGTATAGAATCCTGTATCTGACAGGCAGTCAGCTGAAGTGGGTCACAGGCAAGGATGAAAAAGCCTAAGGAATGGCAACGCCATCCAAAAAGATATGTTGGGACGGGAAGGTTCAAATTCTCTGCGGTGGGTTCATGggaaaacaacaacaaagaaagAATAGGAGATTAAATAGAGAAAACGGGggattgaataaagaaaaaattgatgattaaatgaataaaaaataatgggGGATTAAATAGAGAACAATTGAGTGTCAACTAGAGGCAAAAAATggatgattaaataaataaaaaataatggggGATTAAAGAGAGAAAAATTGGGTAttaaatagaggtaaaaatggaatattaaataaagaaaaataatgaggGATTAAAGAGAAAAATTGGGcattaaataaaggaaaaaatgtgggattaaaaaaataaaaaataatgggggattaaagagagaaaaattgggtattaaatagaggaaaaaaatggaggattaaataaataaaaaaataatggggATTAAATAGAGAAAACGAgggattaaataaagaaaaaattcatgattaaataaagaaataataatggaggATTAACTAGAGAGAAAAAcgggaaattaaataagaaaaaaaatgtgggattcgatgaataaaaaataatgggggattaaagagagaaaaattgggtattaaatagaggaaaaaatggaggattagataaataaaaaataatgggggattaaatagagaaaaattgggtattaaatagaggaaaaaatgaaggattaaataaataaaaaaataatggggATTAAAGACAGAAAAATTGAGTATTAAATAGAGGAAAAAATGgaggattaaataaataaaaaataatggaggATTAACTAGAGAGAAAAATAGGGTATTAAATAAAGAGGTAAAAATGGatgattaaataaagaaaaataatgagggattaaagagagaaaaattgggtattaaatagaggaaaaaatggagaattaaatcaataaaaaaatattgggGTATTAAATAGAGAACAATTGGGTATTAAATAAAGAGGCAAAAATGGaggattaaataaagaaaaatattggggAATTAACTAAAGAGAAAAATTGGGTATTAAATAGAGGAGAAAATGGAggattaaataatgaaataatggcGGATCAAATAGAGAACAATTGGGTAttaaatagaggtaaaaatggAGGATTAAATAGAGCTAGAAATGGGGGATTAAATAGATAGAAAATGGtggattaaataaagaaaaaaatcgaatattaaaaaaataagagaaaaatttggaaTTAAGTAGAGACAGGAGCACCCCGCGGAACAAAGACCCTGCGGAGGATGCCCTTAACCCTTCCCGTCCTTGAGAAGGACACGAGCCCTAATTACTCGCCAGCAATTGGAGGAAGGACGAGTCTGACGCTTCTCCGAAATTGCTGTAAACAGAGGAAACCCGACCACAAGTATTCCAGGACgattaagggaaaaaaaattgttGTAAATTAAAGACCGAATTTGAAATTTTTAGAAAATGGATTTTTGGAGAGAACAAAAGATAANNNNNNNNNNNNNNNNNNNNNNNNNNNNNNNNNNNNNNNNNNNNNNNNNNNNNNNNNNNNNNNNNNNNNNNNNNNNNNNNNNNNNNNNNNNNNNNNNNNNNNNNNNNNNNNNNNNNNNNNNNNNNNNNNNNNNNNNNNNNNNNNNNNNNNNNNNNNNNNNNNNNNNNNNNNNNNNNNNNNNNNNNNNNNNNNNNNNNNNNNNNNNNNNNNNNNNNNNNNNNNNNNNNNNNNNNNNNNNNNNNNNNNNNNNNNNNNNNNNNNNNNNNNNNNNNNNNNNNNNNNNNNNNNNNNNNNNNNNNNNNNNNNNNNNNNNNNNNNNNNNNNNNNNNNNNNNNNNNNNNNNNNNNNNNNNNNNNNNNNNNNNNNNNNNNNNNNNNNNNNNNNNNNNNNNNNNNNNNNNNNNNNNNNNNNNNNNNNNNNNNNNNNNNNNNNNNNNNNNNNNNNNNNNNNNNNNNNNNNNNNNNNNNNNNNNNNNNNNNNNNNNNNNNNNNNNNNNNNNNAATGTTAAATACAGTACACGAATTGAAATTTTCTCCAGTGAAGGTGCTAAGCGTAATACGGAAATAAATCTACGGCAATCACCTCCGTGGTTCGGAAAGATTACGacgaaaattaatttgatttttatacaAATGATTTGAATGATTGATTTTTAGATAATTACTATTACTTATACATATTTATTGGGTATCTGTTGCTCTACGAGaaaccctgatttttttttctttttttttttttgtaaaattcatAACGTTGTTTTTTCTATCAATTGTTGATAATTTAATTTTCAGAACAATGTTCTAATGTACTGGGTTTTGTAAATGATTGCACCTAAGCTGATTCTTTCATCGTGGCTGCGTTGTCAACATATATATTCTAAATCTTTGTCTTAcatattattactctctctctctctctctctctctctctctctctctctctctctctctctctctctctctcggtgaggtTACGAATCTGCTGGACACGTATTCTAAATATAGAACTGACCAATCACGGGTTGGTACTGTGATCATTTGTATGCTTGTTTcgagaaattattttccttttttaatggtaaagataattttatataatttttaattgtcagtttcatttttttttctgtatatagtcTTATTTCATTTCAGAAAAGGTGAAATTATGGCATTTGAGTTAGTGAATTAGTAATACCAGGAATATAACTTTGAAATCTGTTCAGCACCATCTTTTGAAATCTGTTCGACACCATCCTTTGAAATCTGTTCGACACCATCCTTTGAAATCTGTTCGACACCATCTTTTGAAATCTGTTCGACATCATCCTTTGAAATCTGATCGACACCATTCTTTAAAATCTGTTCAACAGCATCCTTTGAAATCTGTTCGACACCATTCTTTGAAATCTGTTCGACACAATGCTTTGAAATCTGTTCGACACAATGCTTTGAAATCTGTTCGACACCATTCTTTGAAATCTGTTCGACACAATGCTTTGAAATCTGTTCGACACAATTCTTTGAAATCTGTTCGACACCATTCTTTGAAATCTGTTCGACACCATCCTTTGAAATCTGTTCGACACCATTCTTTGAAATCTGTTCGACACCATCcttcatgcatacatatacacatatgtatgcataaatacatacatacacattagatTATATTTTCCTTTACACTTGAGCTGCTTTAGAAGTCCGACACCTTATTAAGTGGCAAAAAATACATAGTTTTTGATTACAAAGTTTGATAACAGATTGTCTTGATATGAAGTTTGCATCTTCGTTAATGGCGTCTCGTTAATGGTCCTAAATTCCTTCCATTTAAGGAACCGTAAACCCAGCAcaccctggaggaggaggaggaggaggatgaggaggaggaggaggaggaggaggaggaggaggaggaggaggaggaggaggaggaagaagatgtTCACAGCACTTTATAGTACTAAAGCTGATTATTTTGTCGTGTAAtatttttacatttaatattaacggtatttttcattatatatggtGGTGGAATAAAATAAAGGGTTTATGGATTTTATATGTGATAGTagcatttatctttatttttatatatggtgAAACATTTATATAATGCGTTTTTGTAAGAATCATTATTAGctttattctttattataatttatataggaatatcaataactcttctctctctctctctctctctctctctctctctctctctctctctctctctctctctctctatatatatatatatatatatatatatatatatttatatatataatatatatatatatatatatatatgtgtgtgtgtgtgtgtgtgtacattaataatgatgataataatatatgacgTTGTGTGCATAAGAAAAATACACATATTAAGCAGTATGAATTCGATAACATTTCTTCCCAAATTTAGTTTTTGACATGGTTATATAAGCGTAAACAGtttaaaaaaatacaaagattTAAGGATTTTGCACTATTGCTTTGGCCTCTCCAGctgtatttactttatatatattcttCAACATTACCCCAGTCCCTTATTCAtttcttgctgttcaacctctttaagttttacttcatagtgtaactatAGGGTTTTCCCTCAATTGCATTTGgacgctgaatggcctcccagattCCAGCGCCTTGCTATATAAGAATATAGATATTAGCAACAAGAATAATGCATgtgaagaaaaaatgtaaaaagaagcgaaaaataattttaaaaaatggcaGCTGAATTAACAATGATACGAGATTCATCAAAGTTCAATGTTCCCTCTGTCCTCTTCACTGACttcgtataagattttttttttttttttttttttttttttttacgccaagtCATATTCTCTGAGTTTATTAGTACCGTTGAGGGCGTACCGTACGCCAGAGTACTCCATCTGGAGAGAACAGTTATTCAAAGTACTAATGGTGTTCGTAGGTAAACTTTAAATCAGATCATTACTTTGACACAAgtatatatttcttgttttttttatgcttATGGTTGTAGGTCTCTTATTGGTATATAAAAAGAATGCTGGTTTTATAAGAAACGAAAATGGTGTTtaatattgaaagttttttttcgTATACAAGCGTCAATTGATTAACAAAATTTCAAGACGTTCAGGAAATATTAGAAGCACAtgcaaagtataatatatatatatatatatatatatatatatatatatatatatatatatatatacacacacatatatatatatatatatatatatatatatatatatatacacacacacacacacacacatatatatatatatatatatatatatatatatatatatatatatatacaggttacaGGTtacaggttctggggtgaggcataacctttacaacggcgcctatatatgtatatttgtatgtgtgtttgtgtgtatatatatatatatatatatatatatatatatatatatataaatatgtatatgcatatgtatatgtatatatatatatatatatatatatatatatatatatgtatatgcatatgtatatgtatatatatatatatatatatatatatatatatatatatatatatatatatatatatatatatatatgtgtgtgtgtgtgtgtgtgtgtgtgtcagtctatttgtctgtctgtgtgtgtctgtttgtttgcctGTACGTTTACAATTACAATCCCACTGTATACACGTATCATACGCAAGTTTTTTTGGCCATCTCTCATCATATCCCCTAACGGACTAAATCTCAAGTTCACGAGTAACCTTTTTCACCTCATCCCAAGATACTCCTACACTCAAGATTGGAATggatttgatattttttatacatatacaatttcaGCCTGTATTTAGTGAGGAGAGTAGTCTCACCTGCTCTCTGTGGAATTGCTCAATAGACATCAAACtacgacattttattattattattattattattattattattattattattattattattattattattattatttttaatattattattattattattattataattatcaactaagctacaaacctagttggaaaagcaagatcctatcagcccaatggctccaacagggaaaaatagcccagtgaggaaaaggaaatgagggttttagcttggctagcaatgataataatcattCAGCAATATCCAATTCGTCTTACGTCTCTCTGGTTTCATTTGATTCCAATAGTCTTTTTTCCTTCACGAAGCAACTTCTTACTAAATTATGCCGGACATCGTTTTCATTCCTTTAAGTTTTAGAAactagattgatagattgattgattgagagtttcctggcatcctgactgTTCTTATAAAACAGTTGCTCTTTCAGTCTCCCGAGTTCCTGATAATCAGGAAGAGTTTACGTCTTGTTACGTCATTGAATTTAATTGTTGTTTTTCGCGTTCAGATGCGTACGTGCGTACAGCTGTAAAGATATTGTGTGACTATGCATATGTTTACATCTTCCGTATatagtaaagagaaagtgtctggatgtccgtgtgtgagtgtatatatatatatatatatatatatatatatatatatatatattatatctttctggttatgtgtttacatatatatatatatatatatatatatatatatatatatatgtatgtatatatatatatatatatatatatatatatatatatatatatatatacacatatatatgaatgtatatctttacctttccggtcacgctcagcagcattggcAGACTTATAACTATtcagtctctctccgtccctcgggtaggagagagagagagagagagagagagagagagagagagagagagagagagagattaatcatacCCTGGTTGCACATACCTAGTATatcaactttaaaaagacttatgtcagcctgttcaacataaaaacatttgctgcaagtttgaacttttgaagttctaccgattcaaccacccgattggaaatatcattacacacacacaaacgcatacgtatatatatatatatatatatatatatatatatatatatatatatatatatatatatatatatatatgaattagttgCTCATCTATTAATCTGTGGAGAATGTGCAATTGGCTTGTTCTCCTTCTCTTCTGATATTACAAATTAAGTGAACGttaattaatgagaaaaaaacaacaacaatatgaaagaaaaaacgTTGCTGATACGTTTATTAAAACAACAATTGTGACAAcacaaagaataataatgaaaatttaatttctgtGTTGCGAAGGAAGACTAAATAAATGGTAAAGATAATTTATCAACAGttaaatacgagagcaaacttgagtagaggttattctaacaatttgtaagaaaaataaatggacgtgggcaggacatataattttgacagataatagatggacgttaagaataccAGAATGAGTCCATAGAGATTATAAAacaagcagaagaaggaagagaagacgatggatcgactcCTATTATCCCTACTATCACCATCGCCTCTCCTCTCTTCCTTTGCTTATTCATGTCCAAGGAAATCCTTTGATGGTACCCACTCCCTTCATTACGACTACCAACGCATCATGACGACCAAGGAAGATGCCTCAGCATTTTTTTCAAATGACGCCCTTGGGTCACGAAAAGAAAAGTGAATGTGAAGGACGGGCGGTCGGCCGTGGGTGGTGGATTAACCAACAATAAATTAATTAGCTCGTGAAtagatattgtttatttgtttcggTGTTTTTTTACTTGGTTTATTATGGCAGTCTATGTAATGTAGTTATTGGATGATTAATAATCTTCTTAATCTGCCAGTTGAATTGGTGGAcattcagatgttcaaacttgcagcgaatgttttatgttgaactgggTCATATATATCTCTTCATAGTTCAtaaatgacagatctgttttaagttgttagtgaacttaaaatattttaaattctttattcattacttttcataaatagcttatttatttccttatttcctttcctcactgggctgttttctgtGTTAGATCGCTTaagcttgaagcatcctgcttttccattgttagtgaacttaaaatattttaaattctttattcattacttttcatatatagcttatttatttccttatttcctttcctcactgggctattttctctgttagagcgcTTAAgcttgttgcatcctgcttttaAGTTGTtagtgaaaaaatattttaaattctttattcattacttttcatatatagcttatttatttccttatttcctttcctcacagggctattttctctgttagagcgcttaagtttgtagcatcctgcttttccattgtTAGTgagcttaaaatattttaaattctttattcattacttttcatatatagcttatttatttccttatttcctttcctcactgggctattttctgtgttaGAGCGCttaagcttgtagcatcctgcttttccaacctggggttgtagcttatctaacaataaaaataatcataataccaTTGTTCTGATacgtttttttatgattttatgtaaTGCGAAACAATGGATTTGCATAAAAACCGTCATTATTATAATCAGCTTCATGACATTCTACGTAATCGATTTATATAAACTAACTTACCAGAAATTaaactaatttcttttttatttacctcCATATACGAAGTTAGTTTAGTTGATTTATATGCATCGCTACATATAGGTGCTTTTGAAAAACACTGTATTTTCTTTATGCAAAGCAGCATTTTGTATACTAAGCATGGATATTgttcaagaaagaaaaaatatagttttagGATTCAGTTCTCATATATAAGGGAGTCTTAGATTGCATATAGGCCCTTAATACATTCGCTTgcttatgtatatatcatatatatgtgtgtatatatatatatatatatatatatatatatatatatatatatatgtgtatatatacatgtatatgaaatatatataagtatatatatatacatatatatatgaatatatatgtaaaatatatttatatattatatatatgtgtatatatatatattcatacacacacacacacatatatatatatatatgtatatatatatatatatatatatatatatatatatatatatatatatatatatatatatatatatttatgtatatgtgtgcatgtgtaataGGTTACATTTTGAATATGACGAATTTCTTTAATTGATCAAATGAATTATGATCATATTTTGATTATACCTACAGTATTTCTTACTCTTGCTTTTAACTTGTTTCAaggaaaatttaaaacaaacttccAATGAGAGAAAATATTATGGGTGATCAGACAACGTTGAATGTTTATGTAATTTTACTCCCATAGTTGATGGAAGTGAAGATGGAATATTGAACTAGTCTTTTAACGATAAtaaatttattgattgattgaaaaaCGAAGCAGATGTTTTATATTGAAAACTTTTTATTGTAaggtttagatttttttatattaaaactaatattttattggaaggttttgatgatattttttatattaaggtTTTCACAATAATTCCgtttgatttcttttgttattattattattattattattattattattattattattattagtagtagtagtagtagtagtagtagtagtagtggtagtagtagtagtagtagtagtagtagtagtagtagtggtagtggtagtagtagtagtattagaattattattaaaattattaaaatgatcaaaactattattattaaaattattaaaatgatcaaaactattattattaaaattattaaaatgatcaaaactattattattaaaattattaaaactattattatcaaaattgttaaaataattgttattattattattattattattattattattattattattattattactgaaatttaaTCTTATATGATTTATAATAACTTCAATCCAGGATGAGCTCATATGTGAAGCAAGGACTTTGTAATTAACATTCGGGAATCAAAACCTTGCTCAGTCATTGCTTGctttaatttctaaataaaggaAATGCACGCAGAATTTGAAGGATCTTATCCGCACGTTAATATTCAATGAATCTAATGATGTGTTTGGCCTCAGGATTAATTACCGAGGAAAGCAAATGACTTGAGGTCCTATCGAAGGATGAACGTGATTCAAGGACACTACTCATTTCTGAGATGTAGTTTTTTTCGTCTcgttgttttgttatttttctcgGTTTGGGATTTTAGTTGGGgtgactttttatttcatatatatatatatatatatgtatatatatatgtatatatatatatatatgtatatatatatgtatatatatatatatatatatatatatatatatatatatatatatatatatatatatatatattatatatactgtatatatgtataaacaattaCATCCACACTAACATTTACAAACTTATACTACATTTTTGTCTAtagccttttattattatcattattattattattattattattattattattattattattagctaagctacaaccctacttgggaaagtaagatgctttaaacccaagggctctaacagggaaaatagcccagtgaggaaaggaaataaggaaataaatgtattTCAATGAAAGTTGATAACAattcaaataagatatttcaagaatagaaacattagaataaatccttcatatataacatataaaaacttggaagaaaagggaagagaaataagataggagggaaaaaaagggaagagaaataagataggagggaaaaaaaagggaagagaaataagataggaagtATGATCgaatgtatataaattactaatgatATGGAGTTGTTTAACTCAAGGGATTCATCCTTAACATAGCAGGTGGATGAATGTGGAAATGACTAAGTGTTTTTAATCTGTAACTGTAATCAATCAGGAAGTATTGTGTATTTAGACGTGTAGTAATGATGCTACAGTATGTATCTACCACCTGTTGATTACAGCCTTTCCTGTAACTAAAATCGAACTGATACTTCTCAATCATTTCACAATTTTCTCTATCCTCTTAATGATTTAAGGATTGTCATTCCAGGTTGAGgcgggtttacatggtcgaacggttcgccgaatgcggttcgacagacaagtgtttgaagcgtTTTCGAACGTTTGAAcgtggtatttggttgtcgaacacgttcgtcgaacggttcgaagaacgtttcgaagaaagtctgttctcgcctgacttttgtgggcggggcttcactgtccacaaaccttatgtattTGTAACTGACTccactcttcgaaccgtttgacaagcaggttcgacaactgggttcgacgaatcgttcgactgtgtaaaccccgctttagaagcCTTCTTGGATACTGGTCAAAGAGTGTGTTAAGTAATGTACCTGTATTTTGGAAGtattttggaagattttcatctATTATTGTGTTTCTGCGTAGGTGTTTTAATTCAAACACATTATTTTGGTTTTTGTTATGCGTAGATTTTCGTTTAATGTTTTGCTTAATCTTAATTTATATCCTTTaatgatatatgtttttttcatgattattgtcTTGAATGTAATACCAGGAACAGCTATCACTGATATTACtaaatagtgtacgtgacccgtcaaaaatgatcaCTCCCTTCCCCCATGCCTGTGGAacagaagagtatatatatatatatatatatatatatatatatatatatatatatatgcgtgtgtatatatactctatatatatgtttatatatatgtatatatataatgtatatatatatatatatatatatatatatatatatatatatatatatatataacatatatgcgtgtgtatatatactatgtatatatatatatatatatatatatatatatatatatatatatatatatatatatatataaaacatatatgcgtgtgtatatatactatatatatatatatatatatatatatatatatatatatatatatatatatacacacacacagtatatagccagacacctgctctttgtTATGTAGGGGATATTGGCAAATTAAACCACTTCAATTTTCAAATTTCACAACGGAAACATTAGACCTTTCAATACATTTTCCTTCATGGCAAGAATCATCCTCTTCATTGAGAAGTTCTGCTTTGATAATGAAGACCAATATAATGCCTAGTTATGAAGATGTATTGCCTCCATTATCAGCGATTCTAAGTGTTTGCTTGAATGATCTCTTCTCTCAGCTCGAATAAGTTGTTCTCTGGCCACAGCTGCTCTGAAATAGTTTCAACTTATTGACTTAAGACCTCCGTTAGCACTCGCCTATATCAGATGTTATTAAAAGTCGATCAGTCGCTGAAGACCGTTAGACAAATTTAGAACATTTGAATTCAAAAAgggaaccaacggttttttcccgGCAGTGTTTCCCGCGCTTTTGTTTGCCTGAAGAACGGATGGACCACCACCTGTTTGTTTTAAAACAGTAAGAGAAAATCACTGAAGTAATGGTTTTAATGATAACTAATTGTGATTGAACAGTGAGGCTGATAGAAATTCTATTGTTTGAGGAAAAATGATTTTTTTAAGTTTTGGCAATTGGCTCACATATTGTGTATCGAGAAGATACGGTATCTTTTAATCATTATACacgaaaaatctttatttttttgctTGGATAAAAATTCGTCAGAACAATTGGGTTTATCTTACTTAGTCTCGatgaatgaatgattaatataaatgATCAGGAAGAATTAAATTGGGAAACAGTTTTCCTTTCGTAGGCTAACTGGAAATACGAGAAATGGCATAGCGCCCAGTTTTACAGGTGAATAATAAGAACCAATCAGGTGATTGgttttctcat from Palaemon carinicauda isolate YSFRI2023 chromosome 5, ASM3689809v2, whole genome shotgun sequence encodes:
- the LOC137641276 gene encoding S-antigen protein-like, which translates into the protein MKDGVEQISKNGVEQISKDGVEQISKNGVEQISKNCVEQISKHCVEQISKNGVEQISKHCVEQISKHCVEQISKNGVEQISKDAVEQILKNGVDQISKDDVEQISKDGVEQISKDGVEQISKDGVEQISKDGAEQISKLYSWYY